The Rhizobium indicum genome has a segment encoding these proteins:
- a CDS encoding ProQ/FINO family protein: MDKPWKISRGPIAATELDVEKANAINVLLIRPVGVLPAKAGDPVLPFAVGLFNELRPLLKPDAGVTALRRATAAYVHCRRYYFASAQPDSMRHSLDGEPVEPLSSEDRLVAQKRFLSLKQTTGKTDAPEQIAPVPAPLLSKSEQIRAALLGKKGTPPARAG, translated from the coding sequence ATGGACAAGCCCTGGAAGATCAGCCGCGGACCGATTGCTGCAACCGAGCTCGACGTGGAGAAGGCAAACGCGATCAATGTGCTGTTGATCCGGCCGGTCGGCGTCCTTCCAGCCAAGGCGGGAGATCCTGTCCTTCCTTTTGCCGTCGGCCTTTTCAATGAACTCCGTCCGCTCCTGAAGCCCGATGCCGGCGTCACCGCGCTCAGGCGAGCGACCGCGGCCTATGTCCACTGCCGGCGCTACTATTTCGCCAGCGCCCAACCCGATTCTATGCGCCATAGTCTTGACGGTGAACCTGTCGAACCACTGTCGTCCGAAGACCGGCTGGTCGCGCAAAAACGCTTTCTGAGCCTCAAGCAGACCACCGGCAAGACAGACGCGCCCGAGCAGATAGCGCCGGTCCCCGCTCCCCTGTTGAGCAAAAGCGAACAGATCCGCGCAGCCCTCCTCGGCAAAAAAGGAACGCCGCCAGCTAGAGCGGGATGA
- the katG gene encoding catalase/peroxidase HPI, with product MDNPTDSAGKCPVPHGNTPRSSRSNRDWWPDQLNVQILHHNSGRADPLGQAFDYAEEFKKLDLDGLKKDLHALMTDSQDWWPADFGHYGGLFIRMAWHSAGTYRITDGRGGAGAGQQRFAPLNSWPDNVNLDKARRLLWPIKQKYGNRISWADLLILTGNVALESMGFKTFGFAGGRADVWEPEELYWGPEGTWLGDERYSGERELAEPLGAVQMGLIYVNPEGPNGTPDPLASARDIRETFARMAMNDEETVALIAGGHTFGKTHGAGDPSFVGVDPEGGELEAQGLGWTSKFNTGVGRDAIGSGLEVTWTQTPTQWSNYFFENLFAFEWELTKSPGGAHQWQAKNAEASIPDAYDASKRHLPTMLTSDLALRFDPVYEKISRRFLENPDQFADAFARAWFKLTHRDMGPKVRYLGPEVPAEDLIWQDVIPAVDHPLVDDKDIAELKEKVLSTGLTVQELVSTAWASASTFRGSDKRGGANGARIRLAPQKDWDANQPAQLAKVLGVLEGIQEDFNAAQTGAKKISLADLIVLAGAAGVEKAAAAGGNAVSVPFTPGRMDASEAQTDAHSFAALEPRIDGFRNYVNGKRHQFMKPEEALVDRAQLLTLTGPELTVLVGGLRVLKAGDPEHGVFTSRPETLTNDFFVNLLDMGTQWVPLAGKEGVYEGRDRKTGAAKWTGTRVDLIFGSHSQLRAFAEVYGQADTKEKFVRDFVAAWTKVMNADRFDLV from the coding sequence ATGGACAACCCCACTGACAGCGCAGGCAAATGTCCTGTGCCACACGGCAATACGCCTCGCAGCAGTCGATCCAACCGCGACTGGTGGCCGGACCAGTTGAACGTGCAGATTCTTCACCACAATTCCGGCCGCGCCGACCCCCTCGGCCAAGCCTTCGACTATGCTGAGGAATTCAAGAAGCTTGATCTCGACGGCCTGAAGAAGGATCTTCACGCGTTGATGACGGATTCGCAGGATTGGTGGCCGGCCGATTTCGGTCATTATGGCGGCCTGTTCATTCGCATGGCCTGGCACAGCGCCGGCACATACCGCATCACCGATGGCCGCGGCGGCGCCGGGGCCGGTCAGCAGCGTTTTGCACCGCTCAACAGCTGGCCTGACAACGTGAACCTCGACAAGGCCCGCCGCCTGCTGTGGCCGATCAAGCAGAAATACGGCAACAGGATCTCCTGGGCTGACCTGTTGATCCTCACCGGCAACGTCGCGCTCGAATCCATGGGTTTCAAGACCTTCGGTTTCGCCGGCGGCCGCGCTGACGTCTGGGAGCCGGAAGAACTCTACTGGGGTCCTGAGGGAACCTGGCTGGGTGACGAACGCTACAGTGGCGAACGCGAACTGGCAGAGCCGCTTGGCGCCGTGCAGATGGGCCTTATCTATGTCAACCCGGAAGGCCCGAACGGCACTCCGGATCCGCTGGCATCCGCCCGCGACATCCGTGAAACATTCGCCCGTATGGCGATGAACGACGAAGAAACCGTGGCGCTGATCGCCGGCGGTCATACCTTCGGCAAGACCCATGGCGCTGGCGATCCGTCGTTTGTCGGTGTCGACCCCGAAGGCGGCGAGCTTGAGGCTCAGGGCCTGGGCTGGACCAGCAAGTTCAACACCGGCGTCGGTCGCGATGCCATCGGCAGCGGCCTCGAAGTGACCTGGACCCAGACGCCGACCCAGTGGAGCAACTACTTCTTCGAAAACCTGTTCGCTTTCGAATGGGAGCTGACGAAGAGCCCGGGCGGCGCTCATCAGTGGCAGGCCAAGAACGCCGAAGCCTCCATTCCGGATGCCTACGACGCCTCGAAGAGGCACCTGCCGACCATGCTGACCAGCGATCTCGCGCTGCGTTTCGATCCGGTCTACGAGAAGATCTCGCGCCGCTTCCTCGAAAATCCCGACCAGTTCGCCGACGCTTTCGCCCGCGCCTGGTTCAAGCTGACCCACCGCGACATGGGACCGAAGGTGCGCTACCTCGGCCCGGAAGTTCCGGCCGAAGACCTGATCTGGCAGGATGTGATCCCGGCCGTCGACCACCCGCTCGTCGACGACAAGGACATTGCCGAACTGAAGGAAAAGGTTCTCTCCACTGGCCTCACCGTGCAGGAACTGGTCTCGACCGCCTGGGCGTCGGCCTCGACCTTCCGCGGCTCCGACAAGCGGGGCGGCGCCAACGGCGCGCGCATCCGCCTTGCCCCGCAGAAGGACTGGGACGCCAACCAGCCGGCGCAGCTCGCCAAGGTCCTCGGCGTTCTCGAAGGCATCCAGGAGGACTTCAACGCCGCCCAGACCGGGGCTAAGAAGATCTCGTTGGCCGACCTGATCGTTCTCGCCGGTGCTGCCGGCGTCGAGAAGGCGGCAGCGGCCGGCGGCAACGCCGTCAGCGTGCCGTTTACGCCGGGCCGCATGGATGCTTCCGAAGCCCAGACCGACGCGCATTCCTTCGCAGCGCTCGAGCCGCGTATCGACGGCTTCCGCAACTATGTGAATGGCAAGCGCCATCAGTTCATGAAACCGGAAGAAGCACTCGTCGACCGCGCCCAACTCTTGACGCTGACCGGGCCCGAGCTGACCGTCCTCGTCGGCGGCCTTCGCGTGCTGAAGGCAGGCGACCCCGAGCACGGCGTCTTCACTTCGCGTCCCGAGACGTTGACGAACGACTTCTTCGTCAACCTGCTCGACATGGGCACGCAGTGGGTTCCCCTCGCCGGCAAGGAAGGCGTCTATGAAGGCCGCGACCGCAAGACCGGCGCCGCCAAGTGGACCGGCACCCGCGTCGACCTGATCTTCGGCTCGCACTCGCAGCTTCGCGCCTTCGCCGAAGTCTACGGCCAGGCCGATACCAAGGAGAAGTTTGTGAGGGACTTCGTCGCCGCCTGGACCAAGGTCATGAACGCCGACCGCTTCGACCTCGTCTGA
- a CDS encoding SgcJ/EcaC family oxidoreductase, with amino-acid sequence MHTIIAAALVLGFVQVQSAAAATETATCAPTSEAEIAKLFDRWNTSLATLSPQEVAKNYSEDSVLLATLSDKPRLTQAERIDYFKHFLVNEPKGHIDSRDVKIGCNWAVDTGTYTFTLKDGSKVPARYTYTYEFKDSAWLITSHHSSMMPEK; translated from the coding sequence ATGCATACCATCATTGCCGCCGCCCTCGTTCTCGGTTTCGTTCAGGTCCAGTCGGCCGCGGCGGCTACCGAAACCGCAACCTGTGCGCCGACAAGCGAGGCGGAAATCGCCAAGCTCTTCGACCGCTGGAATACCTCACTCGCGACCCTGAGCCCCCAGGAAGTCGCCAAGAATTACAGTGAAGACTCCGTGCTGCTCGCGACCTTGTCGGACAAGCCTCGTCTGACCCAGGCGGAACGGATCGATTATTTCAAGCACTTCCTGGTGAATGAGCCCAAGGGCCATATCGATAGCCGCGACGTCAAGATCGGCTGCAACTGGGCCGTCGACACCGGCACCTACACCTTCACCTTGAAGGACGGTTCGAAAGTGCCGGCCCGTTATACCTACACCTACGAGTTCAAGGATAGCGCCTGGCTTATCACCTCGCACCACTCTTCGATGATGCCGGAGAAGTAA
- a CDS encoding DUF3299 domain-containing protein, with the protein MMKHKPFLLTFAALAFGSAWPISDSFAAAQPIFWSALRPADQAKATVPLSGKTVSGPQGETLAWHGEEHPIEMTGFVLPIDQEGDLVYEFMLVPWAGACSHMPSPPPNQLVRVVPEKPLHLARMYETVTVTGTLRPGLDQAQFFMIDGDRVLTYGYSISHAQVATVTATTDPDLLSLSPFGILPRQ; encoded by the coding sequence ATGATGAAACACAAACCTTTCCTCCTGACGTTTGCGGCACTGGCATTTGGTTCCGCATGGCCAATTTCTGACAGCTTCGCTGCAGCTCAGCCTATCTTCTGGAGCGCTTTACGGCCGGCGGATCAGGCCAAAGCGACAGTGCCGCTGTCGGGCAAGACGGTCAGCGGCCCACAGGGCGAAACACTCGCCTGGCATGGCGAGGAACATCCGATCGAAATGACGGGCTTCGTTCTGCCAATCGATCAGGAAGGCGATCTCGTCTACGAATTCATGCTGGTGCCTTGGGCCGGAGCCTGCAGCCACATGCCTTCCCCTCCGCCCAACCAACTGGTTCGTGTCGTTCCGGAAAAGCCTTTGCACCTGGCAAGAATGTACGAGACCGTCACCGTGACGGGTACCCTGCGGCCCGGCCTGGATCAGGCGCAATTCTTCATGATCGATGGTGACCGCGTCCTCACCTACGGCTACAGCATAAGCCATGCCCAGGTAGCGACAGTAACGGCGACGACCGATCCCGATCTGCTGTCACTTTCGCCTTTCGGCATTCTGCCTCGCCAGTAG
- the panC gene encoding pantoate--beta-alanine ligase — protein MRVFSSIDELRHTLDALRRQGRTVGLVPTMGYLHAGHMELVARARAENDIVVVSIFVNPLQFGPAEDLSKYPRDLERDAAMLRQAGVNFLFSPGVEDMYPRPMLAVVDVPDLGRELEGAVRPGHFAGVATVVCKLFNIVQPQTAYFGEKDYQQVVIIKRMVDDLAVPVRVISVPTVRDSDGLALSSRNVYLSEAERHAAVIVPQTLDEAERLVAGGLTDPVELEAKLTAFLNREPLAKPEVVAVRDAATLQPVTSIAEPVVVALFVRVGSTRLLDNRVVSNNRVVGNKRVIGGQSLPGKGVTR, from the coding sequence ATGCGGGTTTTCTCGAGCATTGACGAGCTGCGCCACACGCTCGACGCGCTGAGGCGGCAGGGGCGGACGGTCGGCCTTGTTCCGACGATGGGCTATCTCCATGCCGGTCATATGGAACTGGTCGCGCGCGCCCGCGCCGAGAACGACATCGTCGTCGTCTCGATTTTCGTCAATCCGCTGCAATTCGGCCCGGCGGAAGATCTCAGCAAATATCCGCGCGATCTGGAACGCGACGCCGCCATGCTGAGGCAAGCCGGCGTCAATTTCCTTTTTTCGCCTGGCGTCGAGGACATGTATCCCCGCCCGATGCTTGCTGTCGTCGACGTTCCCGATCTCGGGCGCGAACTCGAAGGGGCGGTACGGCCCGGGCATTTTGCCGGCGTCGCCACTGTCGTCTGCAAGCTTTTCAACATCGTGCAGCCGCAAACCGCCTATTTCGGAGAGAAGGATTACCAGCAGGTCGTCATCATCAAGCGCATGGTGGACGATCTGGCCGTGCCGGTGCGCGTGATATCGGTGCCGACGGTCAGGGACAGCGACGGCCTCGCATTGTCGTCGCGCAACGTCTATCTCAGCGAGGCGGAGCGGCATGCCGCGGTGATCGTCCCTCAGACCCTTGACGAGGCAGAGCGGCTGGTCGCCGGCGGCCTGACCGATCCGGTGGAACTCGAGGCAAAGCTCACGGCATTTCTCAATCGCGAGCCTCTGGCAAAGCCCGAGGTCGTCGCCGTCAGGGATGCCGCAACGCTGCAGCCGGTCACATCGATCGCAGAGCCTGTCGTCGTGGCGCTCTTCGTTCGGGTCGGCTCGACACGGCTGCTCGACAACAGGGTCGTCAGTAACAATCGAGTTGTCGGGAACAAAAGGGTGATCGGCGGGCAGAGCTTGCCGGGAAAGGGAGTGACCAGATGA
- a CDS encoding sensor histidine kinase, with amino-acid sequence MNHDTGATHSPNVTELKALYRAAEARAARLRFIIEARNLLDAQTFEAAAQEVLSRLADFSGASFAELVFPSSQEELPVQMTVGKSTSPGSDSILFTSQDGSGLCLTLIGPLRGRGVDADDRQTLEVVAGQLADAYNLNRQAAENQALLGDLQRQRSELAALVAQLIQAQEQERQRVALDLHDGSAQLAAGLSYRLQDLAARIGEAHVLKPEIDQLAALARHSVADLRAAIADLRPPELDDLGVAAALRTRLDAIDGLEVIADLDAASDRWPTSTGIIFYRVAQEAITNVIKHAEASRLVVRLFEDDAGEAHLEVIDDGKGIGELRHPQMRGGQLGIVGMRERLALLGGRIEIEAGSSGGTHVRAAAPLAQETTSE; translated from the coding sequence ATGAACCACGATACAGGCGCGACGCATTCGCCTAACGTAACGGAATTGAAGGCCCTTTACCGGGCAGCGGAAGCGCGCGCGGCTCGTCTGCGCTTCATCATCGAGGCGCGAAACCTGCTTGACGCACAAACTTTCGAAGCGGCTGCTCAGGAGGTTCTGTCCCGTCTCGCCGACTTCTCGGGAGCATCCTTTGCCGAGCTCGTTTTCCCGTCCTCGCAAGAAGAGCTGCCTGTGCAGATGACGGTCGGCAAGTCGACGAGCCCCGGAAGCGACAGCATCTTGTTTACCTCGCAAGACGGCTCCGGTCTCTGCCTGACGCTGATCGGTCCGCTGAGGGGGCGCGGCGTCGATGCCGACGACCGGCAGACATTGGAGGTGGTGGCGGGACAGCTCGCCGACGCCTACAATCTCAATCGGCAGGCAGCGGAAAACCAGGCGCTTCTCGGCGATCTCCAGCGGCAGCGAAGTGAACTCGCGGCCCTTGTCGCGCAATTGATCCAGGCGCAGGAACAGGAGCGGCAGCGGGTGGCGCTTGATCTTCACGACGGCTCGGCGCAGCTGGCTGCAGGCCTTAGCTATCGCCTGCAGGACCTCGCGGCCCGTATCGGCGAGGCGCATGTCCTGAAGCCCGAGATCGACCAACTCGCTGCACTGGCGCGCCATTCCGTTGCGGATCTCAGGGCGGCCATCGCCGATCTTCGCCCGCCCGAACTCGATGATCTCGGTGTCGCCGCGGCCCTGCGCACGCGTCTCGATGCGATCGACGGTCTCGAAGTGATCGCCGACCTCGATGCCGCCTCCGACCGCTGGCCGACATCGACCGGGATCATCTTCTATCGAGTCGCGCAGGAAGCGATCACCAATGTGATCAAGCACGCCGAGGCGAGCCGGCTGGTCGTGCGGCTCTTCGAGGATGACGCGGGCGAAGCGCATCTCGAAGTGATCGATGATGGCAAAGGCATCGGCGAGTTGCGCCATCCTCAGATGCGGGGCGGGCAACTCGGCATCGTCGGCATGCGGGAACGGCTGGCGCTGCTCGGCGGCCGGATCGAGATCGAGGCCGGGTCTTCGGGCGGCACGCATGTCCGCGCCGCCGCCCCTCTTGCGCAGGAGACGACATCAGAATGA
- a CDS encoding hydrogen peroxide-inducible genes activator, translating into MKNLTLKQLRYFEALARDGRFRRAADACAISQPALSMQIKELEQELGGELFERNAREVKLTAFGQSVALRIRDILRGVDELADLARAARDPFLTRLRIGIIPTIAPYLLPAIINDLNRSFAGIQIEVRETQTSKLVQELAQGQLDTAIVALPVSEPSLAELELFKEEFVLVRRPEDEGKPVPEREALREMRLLLLEEGHCFRDQALSFCKIGQARPREVMEGSSLSTLVQMVSAGIGITLIPEMAVPLETRSAHVSISRFQSPQPSRTIGMIWRNSTPMAKQLQQVSEAVRRSADSMREQYAAR; encoded by the coding sequence ATGAAGAACCTTACCCTGAAACAGCTACGTTATTTTGAAGCACTGGCTAGAGATGGCCGCTTCCGACGTGCCGCCGACGCCTGCGCGATCTCCCAGCCGGCATTGTCAATGCAGATCAAAGAACTTGAGCAAGAGTTGGGCGGTGAGCTTTTTGAGCGCAACGCGCGTGAGGTGAAGCTGACCGCCTTCGGCCAAAGCGTCGCACTCAGGATCCGCGATATCCTGCGTGGCGTGGACGAACTGGCGGATCTGGCGCGTGCCGCGCGCGATCCTTTCCTGACGCGGCTGCGCATCGGCATCATCCCGACGATTGCGCCCTATCTGTTGCCGGCGATCATCAACGATCTGAACAGGAGCTTTGCCGGCATCCAGATCGAGGTGCGCGAGACGCAGACGTCAAAGCTGGTTCAGGAGTTGGCGCAAGGTCAGCTGGACACGGCAATCGTTGCCTTGCCCGTGTCCGAACCCTCCCTGGCAGAACTCGAGCTCTTCAAGGAAGAGTTCGTGCTGGTTCGGCGGCCCGAAGACGAGGGCAAGCCGGTGCCCGAACGCGAGGCGCTGCGCGAAATGCGGTTGTTGCTGCTCGAGGAAGGTCACTGCTTTCGCGATCAGGCCTTGTCGTTCTGCAAGATCGGGCAGGCCCGTCCCCGGGAAGTCATGGAAGGCAGCTCTCTCTCCACCCTAGTCCAGATGGTCAGCGCCGGTATCGGCATCACCTTGATTCCCGAGATGGCCGTTCCCCTCGAAACGCGCTCGGCGCACGTCTCGATCTCCCGTTTTCAGTCTCCGCAGCCGTCGCGAACGATCGGCATGATCTGGCGCAATTCGACGCCGATGGCCAAACAGCTCCAGCAGGTTTCCGAGGCGGTTCGCCGGTCGGCCGACAGCATGCGCGAACAGTATGCCGCCCGGTGA
- the panB gene encoding 3-methyl-2-oxobutanoate hydroxymethyltransferase: MSAAGIQKRITPPRISAMKGGKPIVCLTAYTTPMARLLDEHCDLLLVGDSLGMVLYGMESTIGVTLDMMIAHGKAVMRGVGKACVVVDMPFGSYQESKEIAFRNAVRILQETGCDAVKLEGGEEMAETIAFLTKRGVPVMGHIGLMPQQVQTAGGYRSVGHSEHETSKIRRDAHAVGGSGAFAVVIEGTVEPLAREVTSAMHVPTIGIGASSACDGQVLVSDDILGLFNDFTPRFVKRYDELGKRISAAAGAYADEVRSRQFPAAEHTFKRRS, translated from the coding sequence ATGAGCGCGGCCGGAATTCAGAAGCGCATTACGCCACCGCGCATCTCAGCCATGAAGGGCGGCAAGCCGATCGTCTGCCTGACCGCCTATACGACGCCCATGGCGCGGCTACTCGATGAGCATTGCGACCTCCTGCTGGTCGGGGATTCGCTCGGCATGGTGCTCTACGGCATGGAGTCCACCATCGGCGTGACGCTCGACATGATGATCGCGCACGGCAAGGCGGTGATGCGCGGCGTCGGCAAGGCCTGCGTCGTCGTCGACATGCCCTTCGGCAGCTATCAGGAATCCAAGGAGATCGCCTTCCGCAACGCTGTGCGCATCCTGCAGGAAACCGGCTGTGATGCCGTCAAGCTGGAGGGCGGCGAGGAGATGGCCGAGACCATCGCCTTTCTGACGAAGCGGGGGGTCCCGGTTATGGGCCATATCGGCCTGATGCCGCAGCAGGTCCAAACCGCAGGCGGTTATCGATCTGTCGGCCATTCCGAACACGAGACGTCGAAGATCCGACGCGATGCCCACGCCGTTGGCGGCTCAGGCGCCTTTGCCGTCGTCATCGAGGGCACGGTAGAGCCGCTCGCCCGGGAGGTGACGTCCGCCATGCACGTCCCGACCATCGGTATCGGCGCTTCTTCCGCCTGCGACGGTCAGGTTCTGGTTTCCGACGACATTCTGGGGCTCTTCAACGATTTCACCCCGCGCTTCGTCAAGCGCTACGACGAACTCGGCAAAAGGATTTCGGCCGCCGCTGGCGCTTATGCCGACGAGGTCCGATCGCGACAGTTTCCGGCAGCGGAGCATACGTTCAAACGGCGATCCTGA
- a CDS encoding response regulator, with the protein MTASILVADDHDIARAGLIAMIGGQEDFHVGWDVRDGVEAVDASAHHKPDLALLDIRMPRMDGLAATREIRRVSPGTRVMIITMHDSLDYLEAAIEAGATGYLLKDASREDILRTIRRVLQGDAFFDGPLVAKLLRRAATKPQTNSSALETLTIREREVLSKVAEGLTNKEIGRALKISPGTVKIHVERIIGKLSAGDRTQAAVMAVRGGLVATSSEEQQ; encoded by the coding sequence ATGACGGCATCGATCCTTGTCGCCGACGATCACGACATCGCCCGTGCCGGTCTTATCGCCATGATCGGCGGTCAGGAAGATTTCCATGTCGGCTGGGACGTGCGCGACGGCGTCGAAGCGGTGGATGCCTCAGCTCACCACAAGCCGGATCTGGCACTGCTCGATATCCGCATGCCGCGCATGGACGGCCTCGCCGCGACGAGGGAGATCCGGCGCGTGTCGCCCGGCACACGCGTCATGATCATCACGATGCATGACAGCCTCGATTATCTGGAAGCGGCGATCGAAGCTGGCGCCACGGGCTATCTGCTGAAGGACGCCAGCCGGGAAGACATTCTCCGCACGATCCGGCGCGTCCTTCAGGGCGACGCCTTCTTCGACGGTCCACTCGTCGCCAAGCTGTTGCGCCGCGCCGCCACCAAGCCGCAGACCAACAGCAGCGCCCTGGAGACGCTGACGATCCGGGAGCGCGAAGTCTTGTCGAAAGTGGCCGAGGGCCTGACGAACAAGGAGATTGGCCGAGCCTTGAAGATCTCGCCCGGTACCGTGAAGATCCATGTCGAGCGCATCATCGGCAAGCTCAGCGCCGGCGACCGGACGCAGGCCGCGGTCATGGCCGTGCGCGGCGGGCTGGTCGCAACATCCAGCGAAGAACAGCAATGA